GGCGCATGCGCAACGCTTCCTTCACGAGCCGGCGAAGCGGGATCTCGCCCTGTCCCTCCAGATTCGGCTGACGGCACTGCAGCCCCACCACGTCCCGCAGCGGGAGCTGCAGTTCAAAGATCTCCTCGACCGTAACCACTCGTTCCCTCGGTCCGATGGCGGCAGCGAGACAGTTGAGCATGGTGGTTTTCCCCGCCTGTGTGGCGCCGGAGACGAGGATGTTCAAGCCTGCAGCCACTGCGGCTCCGAGAAAGCGCGCGGCCGCCGGGGTCAGCGTGCCCAGTTCCACCAGGTGGTCGAGGCGGCGGGCCCGGGCTACGAACTTGCGGATATTCACCGCCCAGTGCCGCCTGGTTACGTCCGGAATGGCCACGTGCAGGCGGGACCCGTCCGGCAACGCAGCGTCTACGAACGGGGAGGAAAGATCAAGCCGCCGGCCGGAGGACTTCAGCATCCGCTCCACCAGCAGCCGGACCTGCTCGGACGTCAGCGTCAGGGAAGTCAGCTCGGACCGGCCGTCCCGTGCAACATAAACCTCGGAGGGTGAATTGATCCACACTTCTTCGACCGTGGGATCATCCAGCAGCGGCTGGAGCGCACCGAAGCCCGCCACGGCGTCGAACACCTGCCGGCGAACGGATTCCGGCCGGCCCAGCGGCGGCAGGGTCCCCAGCAGGGAGCGCTCGTCGTAATCGGAAACGGCAGCATCCACGAGCCGCCGAACCTCAGCGGACTGTTCCTGCGGATCCAGCCCGCGCACACGGATGAGCTCGCGCACCTCGTCTTCGACTATCCGCGCTGCTTCCATCGCTACCCCCGGCATGGCCGCTGCCCGATGGCACCGGCACGAGACTGGCGCTGGCCGGCTCCGGCCAACGGGCCACACAGTAAAGGCTGGGCTGGACGAAGGCGAGGGTAGTGCCCGGCAGCTGTGGATAAAATCCGCCCCGGTGGATGCGGCCCGCAAAACTACGCAGCAGAATCACCGAAAGCAGGTACCACTTAGGTAGTTTTCTATTGTTGGCTAGGTACCCGCATCCTAAACTAGCCGTATTCGAGGCAGCCGGGATTCTCTGTTTTCCCGGCGCCAAAGGCGCGATTCAAGGGCGGCGCCATGGCTGCGGTCGACATTCTGCTCCCCTATTACGGCGACGAAGATTTGATGCGGCAATCCGTCCGCAGCATCCAGGACCAGGAAAGTCCGGACTGGCGGCTGCTGGTGCTGGATGATGCGTATCCCGGCGCTGATCCGCGCCGATGGTTCACCGCGCTGCAGGATCCGCGGATCCATTACGAACGCAACGAAGAGAACCTCGGTGCCAACCGGAATTTCCAGAAGGCACTTGGCCTTGCCGAGGCTCCGGTAGTGGTCATGATGGGCGCCGACGACGTGATGCTCCCCGGCTACCTGGGCGCCGTCCTGGGATTGCTGGACGCCCACCCCGGAGCCGCCGTCGTACAGCCGGGGGTCAGCGTCATCGACGGTGACGGGCTGGCCGTCTCGACCCTGGTGGACCGGATCAAATCCGTGCTGACGCCGGGCTCCGGGGAAACGGTCTCCCTCGAGGGAGAAGAAATGGCAGTCAGCCTCCTGCACGCCGGCTGGCATTACTTTCCCTCGCTGGCCTGGCGCCGGGAGGTGATCCAGGGATTCGGCTTCCGGCCGGAGTACGACGTCGTGCAGGACCTTGCGCTGCTGATGGACATTGCCGCTTCGGGCGGCTCCATTGTGGTGTCCACCGGCGACGTTGTTTTCAACTACCGCCGCCATGAAGCCTCGGACTCCTCGGTCCGGGCGATGGACGGCCGCCGCTTTGATGAGGAACGCCGGTTCTTCCAAGACCAGGCGCTGCGCTTCGCCGGGCTCGGCTGGAACCGGGCGGCCCGCGCCGCCCGGCTGCACTGGACGTCCCGGCTGCACGCCGTCTCACTGCTGGTGCGTTCCCTGCCGCGGCCCACGTCCGCCGGTATCCAGGTCCTGGGCCGCCACGCACTGACCTAGCCCGGGGGATCTTCCCCGTTCCCGCCGGCCCTGCCTCCGGATTCCTGCCCGCCGTCGCCCGGCAGTCCCCTGCCCGGTTCGCCGTGCTGCTGTGCCTGTTCGAACTGTGCGCGCAAAATCGAAAGTTCCTCGGCCAATATGCGGCTTTCGTCTTCCACTGCTGTCACCTCGAGTGAAAGGTGGAGGCACACCCCGGCCAGAAAAACAATTGCCACGGCAAAAAGCAGATTGGAGGGCACCTGAACGCCCAGAAGTTCACTCGCCCACCGCAGGATCCCGGGGAACAGCGCGAGTACCAGGGTCACCGTCCCGACGATCAGCCAAAGAAACGTGTATTTCTCCCGCAGCTTCCGCCGGCGAAGCAGGACAGTAATGGCCGCCAGCACTACGACCGCACCGGCGATTACCGGAAAACCGGTCATTGTTCGGGGTGGATCGAGGTGAGCCGCACGGGGTATTGGTCCTTACTTCCTGTGATGACCTGATGCCCGACACTAGAAGATCACTCCACTAAAAACGAGTGTTACGGGCACAATTCGTACTTCGACAGGCGCTTCTCCGGCTTATTGCCGATATCCCGAAACGTCCCGGTTCTTCCGGTATTCTCTTCTCACCCGCCCCTTCTTTAACTTTTGCCCCACCGGAGTTCCCATGACACGCACCCTTTCCCTTAAATGGCTTTCCGGGGTCGCCCTCGCCGTTGCCTTGACCTCCGGCACACTTCCCGCCGTAGCCGCGGAACAACCTGATGCCGTCCAGCAGCCGGCACCAGTCG
This genomic stretch from Arthrobacter sp. zg-Y1110 harbors:
- a CDS encoding glycosyltransferase family 2 protein codes for the protein MAAVDILLPYYGDEDLMRQSVRSIQDQESPDWRLLVLDDAYPGADPRRWFTALQDPRIHYERNEENLGANRNFQKALGLAEAPVVVMMGADDVMLPGYLGAVLGLLDAHPGAAVVQPGVSVIDGDGLAVSTLVDRIKSVLTPGSGETVSLEGEEMAVSLLHAGWHYFPSLAWRREVIQGFGFRPEYDVVQDLALLMDIAASGGSIVVSTGDVVFNYRRHEASDSSVRAMDGRRFDEERRFFQDQALRFAGLGWNRAARAARLHWTSRLHAVSLLVRSLPRPTSAGIQVLGRHALT
- a CDS encoding DUF2304 domain-containing protein — encoded protein: MTGFPVIAGAVVVLAAITVLLRRRKLREKYTFLWLIVGTVTLVLALFPGILRWASELLGVQVPSNLLFAVAIVFLAGVCLHLSLEVTAVEDESRILAEELSILRAQFEQAQQHGEPGRGLPGDGGQESGGRAGGNGEDPPG